In Halorussus limi, a genomic segment contains:
- a CDS encoding Mrp/NBP35 family ATP-binding protein: MDASEVRDLLREVEDPDLGDDIVSLGLVNDVSVDGDTATVSLALGAPYSPNETQIANRVREVLGDRGLDAELSARVDDDISADEQVLPNVKNIIAVASGKGGVGKSTVAVNIAAGLAQMGARVGLFDADVYGPNVPRMVDAEEVPRATEDETMIPPEQFGVKLMSMAFLVGEDDPVIWRGPMVHKVLTQLWEDVEWGHLDYMVVDLPPGTGDAQLTLLQSVPVTGAVIVTTPQEVAIDDARKGLRMFGKHDTPVLGIAENMSTFKCPDCGGEHDIFGRGGGAKFAETNDMPFLGSIPIDPSVRTGGDEGKPIVLDEDSDTGDAFRVLTENVANNVGIIKRRQQR; the protein is encoded by the coding sequence ATGGACGCATCAGAGGTACGCGACTTGCTCCGGGAAGTCGAGGACCCGGACCTCGGCGACGACATCGTCTCGCTCGGTCTCGTCAACGACGTGTCGGTCGACGGCGACACAGCGACCGTCTCGCTGGCGTTGGGTGCCCCTTACTCGCCAAACGAGACCCAAATCGCCAACCGGGTTCGAGAGGTCCTCGGGGACCGCGGTCTCGACGCCGAACTCTCGGCCCGCGTGGACGACGACATCTCCGCCGACGAGCAAGTCCTGCCGAACGTCAAGAACATCATCGCGGTGGCGTCCGGTAAGGGCGGCGTCGGCAAATCCACCGTCGCGGTCAACATCGCGGCGGGCCTCGCACAGATGGGTGCGCGCGTCGGCCTGTTCGACGCCGACGTGTACGGCCCGAACGTCCCCCGGATGGTCGACGCAGAAGAGGTCCCGAGAGCGACCGAAGACGAGACCATGATTCCGCCCGAGCAGTTCGGCGTGAAACTCATGAGCATGGCCTTCCTCGTCGGCGAGGATGACCCCGTCATCTGGCGCGGTCCGATGGTCCACAAGGTCCTCACGCAACTCTGGGAGGACGTCGAGTGGGGCCACCTCGACTACATGGTCGTGGACCTGCCGCCGGGAACCGGTGACGCTCAGCTCACGCTCCTCCAGAGCGTGCCGGTCACGGGTGCGGTCATCGTCACGACGCCCCAGGAGGTCGCTATCGACGACGCCCGCAAGGGTCTGCGGATGTTCGGGAAGCACGACACGCCGGTCCTCGGCATCGCCGAGAACATGTCCACGTTCAAGTGTCCCGACTGCGGCGGTGAACACGACATCTTCGGCCGGGGCGGCGGCGCGAAGTTCGCCGAGACGAACGACATGCCGTTCCTCGGGTCGATTCCCATCGACCCCTCGGTCCGGACCGGCGGCGACGAGGGTAAACCCATCGTACTGGACGAAGACAGCGACACGGGCGACGCCTTCCGCGTCTTGACGGAGAACGTCGCCAACAACGTCGGAATTATCAAGCGACGCCAACAACGCTGA
- the moaA gene encoding GTP 3',8-cyclase MoaA, whose product MLEDDFGREVSGVRVSLTDRCNFDCVYCHNEGLGDTRGPMDPQDDEMSADDVVRFLEVAREFGVEKVKFTGGEPMLRQDLEDIIRRTPDEMEVSLTTNGTFLPGRAPDLVAAGLERVNVSQDALDPEAFAEVTQSGAYDKVIEGVHAALDAGLDPVKLNMVVFEHTAGYVEEMVEHVAENDGLQLQLIQYMPELTGKPEWNIDIQRVHDWLADIADEVETREMHHRNRYWVDGGMVEIVDPVENPQFCANCHRVRVTHEGFLKGCLNRNDDLRSMGEMTRGEIRETFRETVENRVPYYGEYMVRGDDGEWEINDEYVNNVEV is encoded by the coding sequence ATGTTGGAGGACGATTTCGGGCGCGAGGTCTCCGGGGTTCGGGTCTCGCTCACCGACCGGTGTAACTTCGACTGCGTCTACTGCCACAACGAGGGGTTGGGCGACACGCGCGGTCCCATGGACCCACAGGACGACGAGATGAGCGCCGACGACGTGGTCCGGTTCCTGGAAGTTGCCCGTGAGTTCGGCGTCGAGAAGGTGAAGTTCACGGGCGGCGAACCGATGCTCCGGCAGGACTTGGAGGACATCATCCGACGAACGCCCGACGAGATGGAGGTCTCGTTGACGACCAACGGGACTTTCCTCCCCGGTCGCGCGCCGGACCTCGTTGCGGCCGGACTGGAGCGCGTGAACGTCTCGCAGGACGCGCTCGACCCCGAGGCGTTCGCGGAAGTCACTCAGAGCGGGGCTTACGACAAGGTCATCGAGGGCGTTCACGCCGCGCTCGACGCCGGACTCGACCCCGTCAAACTGAACATGGTCGTGTTCGAGCACACGGCGGGCTACGTCGAGGAGATGGTCGAACACGTCGCCGAGAACGACGGACTTCAGCTTCAACTCATCCAGTACATGCCGGAACTCACCGGCAAGCCCGAGTGGAACATCGACATCCAGCGCGTCCACGACTGGTTGGCGGACATCGCCGACGAGGTCGAGACCCGCGAGATGCACCATCGGAACCGCTACTGGGTGGACGGCGGGATGGTCGAAATCGTCGACCCGGTGGAGAATCCGCAGTTCTGCGCGAACTGCCACCGCGTACGCGTCACGCACGAAGGATTCCTTAAGGGGTGTCTCAATCGGAACGACGACCTCCGTTCGATGGGCGAGATGACTCGCGGCGAGATTCGGGAGACGTTCCGCGAAACCGTCGAGAATCGGGTCCCCTACTACGGCGAGTACATGGTTCGAGGCGACGACGGCGAGTGGGAGATAAACGACGAGTACGTCAACAACGTCGAAGTCTGA
- a CDS encoding 30S ribosomal protein S13 produces the protein MSTEEPQEEDEDLRYFVRIGQTDLDGTKSVERSLSELNGIGRRAARIIADKSGVDRTATFGRLEDDEIDSVVEAVENFADEVPEWLANHRNEYFSGETTHQTGNDLNMTRRQDINRMKMIDSYKGVRHKRGQKVRGQRTRSTGRTEGTIGVNVEEIKEEQAAEEAADEGGEE, from the coding sequence ATGAGTACGGAAGAACCACAGGAGGAAGACGAGGACCTCCGCTATTTCGTCCGCATCGGGCAAACCGACCTCGATGGGACGAAGTCCGTCGAACGATCCCTCAGCGAACTGAACGGGATCGGTCGCCGAGCGGCGCGAATCATCGCCGACAAATCCGGCGTAGACCGCACGGCGACGTTCGGACGCCTCGAAGACGACGAAATCGATAGCGTCGTCGAGGCCGTCGAGAACTTCGCCGACGAGGTCCCTGAATGGCTCGCAAACCACCGCAACGAGTACTTCTCCGGGGAGACGACCCACCAGACGGGCAACGACCTGAACATGACCCGTCGCCAGGACATCAACCGGATGAAGATGATCGACTCGTACAAGGGCGTCCGCCACAAGCGTGGCCAGAAGGTCCGCGGACAGCGAACCCGTTCGACGGGGCGTACCGAGGGCACCATCGGCGTCAACGTCGAGGAGATCAAAGAAGAGCAGGCCGCGGAAGAGGCCGCAGACGAGGGTGGTGAAGAATAA
- a CDS encoding 30S ribosomal protein S4 gives MALGQNTKFYETPNHPYQGERISEERSLLDRYGLQKKEELWRAQSKLRGYRREARNILAQRAQGDTEAVEGEEFVTHLQRIGVLDEGDELDDVLLLDVTDVLERRLQTVAYRKGLGNTPNQARQFVVHGHVTVDGQRVQAPSYKVEVAEESTVEFEENSPLADELHPERAEGNE, from the coding sequence ATGGCGCTCGGACAGAACACCAAGTTCTACGAGACGCCGAACCACCCGTATCAGGGCGAGCGTATCTCCGAGGAGCGCAGCCTCCTCGACCGCTACGGCCTGCAGAAGAAAGAGGAACTCTGGCGCGCCCAGTCCAAACTTCGCGGCTACCGCCGCGAGGCCCGGAACATCCTCGCGCAGCGAGCGCAGGGCGACACCGAGGCTGTGGAAGGCGAGGAGTTCGTCACTCACCTCCAGCGAATCGGCGTCCTCGACGAGGGCGACGAGTTGGACGACGTCCTGCTGCTGGACGTGACCGACGTGCTGGAGCGCCGTCTCCAGACGGTCGCCTACCGCAAGGGTCTGGGCAACACGCCGAATCAGGCTCGACAGTTCGTCGTCCACGGACACGTCACCGTGGACGGCCAGCGCGTGCAGGCTCCCTCGTACAAGGTCGAAGTGGCCGAGGAGTCCACTGTCGAGTTCGAGGAGAACAGTCCGCTGGCGGACGAACTCCACCCCGAACGAGCGGAGGGTAACGAATGA
- a CDS encoding 30S ribosomal protein S11, with translation MSANDDDKWGVAHVHASFNNTIITVTDLTGAETIAKSSGGTVVKQNRDESSPYAAMQMAETVAEEVKAAGIDGVHVNVRGPGGNLQQNPGPGAQATIRALARAGLEIGRIEDVTPIPHDGTRAPKGKSGF, from the coding sequence ATGAGCGCAAACGACGACGACAAATGGGGCGTAGCCCACGTTCACGCATCGTTCAACAACACCATCATCACGGTCACTGACCTGACCGGCGCGGAGACCATCGCGAAGAGTAGCGGTGGGACCGTCGTCAAGCAGAACCGCGACGAGTCCTCGCCCTACGCCGCGATGCAGATGGCCGAGACGGTCGCCGAGGAGGTCAAGGCGGCGGGCATCGACGGCGTTCACGTCAACGTCCGCGGCCCCGGCGGCAATCTCCAGCAGAACCCCGGACCGGGCGCGCAGGCGACTATCCGCGCGCTCGCTCGTGCCGGACTCGAAATCGGTCGCATCGAAGACGTGACCCCCATCCCGCACGACGGCACCCGCGCCCCCAAGGGCAAGAGTGGATTCTAA
- a CDS encoding DNA-directed RNA polymerase subunit D codes for MTEDYEVEFIERGDRQARFLVRGVTPAFANGIRRAIIADVPTLSIDTVRMVENSSVMFDEQIGLRLGLVPLTTPLGEFEEGDTVTLSLDVSGPGTAYSGDLVSSDGMVQPADDNVPIIDLKDDQRLELEADAVLSTGKDHAKHQGGVAVGYRHLQRVEVVGDRDEYDEEEETRILRGVIEDDGELVPTEEFDHDLTNRYPGKEIEVHDVDNAFVFHVETDGSLSIDDIVTEAAATISDRADELEQAVQL; via the coding sequence ATGACAGAAGACTACGAGGTTGAGTTCATCGAACGCGGGGACCGCCAAGCGCGGTTCCTCGTTCGAGGCGTGACCCCGGCGTTCGCAAACGGGATTCGCCGGGCCATCATCGCGGACGTGCCGACCCTCTCTATCGACACCGTCCGGATGGTCGAGAACTCGTCGGTGATGTTCGACGAGCAGATCGGCCTGCGACTCGGTCTCGTCCCCCTCACCACGCCGCTCGGCGAGTTCGAGGAGGGCGACACCGTCACTCTCAGCCTCGACGTATCGGGTCCGGGGACCGCCTACTCGGGCGACCTCGTGAGTTCCGACGGGATGGTCCAACCGGCCGACGACAACGTCCCCATCATCGACCTGAAGGACGACCAACGCCTCGAACTCGAGGCCGACGCCGTCCTCTCGACGGGGAAGGATCACGCCAAACATCAGGGCGGCGTGGCCGTCGGCTACCGACACCTCCAGCGCGTGGAGGTCGTCGGCGACCGCGACGAGTACGACGAGGAGGAAGAGACCCGAATCCTCCGCGGCGTCATCGAAGACGACGGCGAACTCGTCCCCACCGAGGAGTTCGACCACGACCTCACGAACCGGTATCCCGGCAAGGAGATCGAGGTCCACGACGTGGACAACGCGTTCGTGTTCCACGTCGAGACCGACGGGTCGCTGTCCATCGACGACATCGTGACGGAAGCGGCCGCTACCATCAGCGACCGCGCCGACGAACTCGAACAGGCTGTACAACTATAG
- a CDS encoding 50S ribosomal protein L18e encodes MSKTNPRLTSLIADLKSESRDSDADVWSTVADRLEKPRSTYAEVNLGRIERYAEEDETVVVPGKVLGSGVLQKTVTVAAVDFSSTAETKIQQADGEALELEQVIEQNPDGSNVRVIR; translated from the coding sequence ATGAGCAAGACGAATCCGAGGCTCACCAGTCTCATCGCTGATCTGAAGTCGGAGTCCCGCGACTCGGACGCCGACGTATGGAGTACTGTCGCGGACCGCCTCGAGAAGCCCCGGAGCACCTACGCGGAAGTCAACCTCGGTCGCATCGAGCGATACGCCGAGGAAGACGAGACCGTCGTCGTGCCCGGCAAGGTTCTCGGGAGCGGAGTCCTGCAGAAGACCGTTACCGTCGCCGCCGTGGACTTCTCGTCCACCGCGGAGACGAAGATTCAGCAAGCCGACGGTGAGGCTCTCGAACTCGAACAGGTAATCGAACAGAACCCCGACGGCTCGAACGTGCGGGTGATCCGATGA
- a CDS encoding 50S ribosomal protein L13, whose protein sequence is MSLAEFDADVVVDARDCILGRVASQVAQRALDGERVAVVNAEDAVITGSEDDVMATYEKRAELGSDSGPYYPKRPDMIFKRTIRGMVPYKEDRGREAFENVRVYVGNPHDEDGEVLDGTSLDRLSNIRFVQLGEISANLGANVTW, encoded by the coding sequence ATGAGTCTCGCAGAATTCGACGCAGACGTAGTGGTCGACGCGCGCGACTGCATCCTCGGTCGCGTGGCGAGCCAAGTCGCACAGCGCGCTCTCGACGGCGAACGCGTCGCGGTGGTCAACGCCGAGGACGCGGTCATCACCGGGAGCGAAGACGACGTGATGGCGACCTACGAGAAGCGCGCCGAACTGGGTTCGGACAGCGGTCCGTACTACCCCAAGCGACCCGACATGATCTTCAAGCGGACCATCCGCGGGATGGTCCCGTACAAGGAGGACCGCGGTCGGGAAGCCTTCGAGAACGTCCGCGTCTACGTCGGCAATCCGCACGACGAGGACGGGGAAGTTCTCGACGGGACCTCGCTGGACCGGCTATCGAACATTCGCTTCGTCCAGTTGGGCGAAATCAGCGCAAATCTGGGTGCTAACGTCACATGGTAA
- a CDS encoding 30S ribosomal protein S9, with protein sequence MVTNTSGKKKTAIARATVRDGEGRVRINSQPVELVEPETAQLKMLEPFRIAGDEARDDVDVEVSVQGGGISGQADAVRTAIARGLVQYTNDAELRDAFIEFDRSLLVNDSRRSEPKKWGGPGARARYQKSYR encoded by the coding sequence ATGGTAACCAACACGAGTGGCAAGAAGAAGACGGCCATCGCCCGCGCCACCGTCAGGGACGGCGAGGGGCGAGTGCGAATCAACTCCCAGCCCGTCGAGCTGGTCGAACCGGAGACGGCGCAGCTGAAGATGCTGGAACCGTTCCGCATCGCCGGCGACGAGGCCCGCGACGACGTGGACGTCGAAGTCTCCGTGCAGGGCGGCGGCATCAGCGGACAGGCCGACGCGGTCCGGACCGCCATCGCGCGCGGTCTGGTCCAGTACACCAACGACGCAGAGCTCCGGGACGCGTTCATCGAGTTCGACCGGTCGCTGCTGGTCAACGACTCGCGGCGCTCCGAGCCCAAGAAGTGGGGCGGCCCCGGCGCTCGCGCCCGCTACCAGAAATCTTACCGTTAA
- a CDS encoding DNA-directed RNA polymerase subunit N: MMVPVRCFTCGMVVGEYWEEFKARSATKEGDEDPEKVLDELGVERQCCRRMLVSHKDLVDIVAPYQ; encoded by the coding sequence ATGATGGTACCAGTCCGCTGTTTCACCTGCGGCATGGTCGTCGGGGAGTACTGGGAAGAGTTCAAGGCACGGTCGGCGACGAAGGAGGGCGACGAGGACCCGGAGAAGGTCCTCGACGAACTCGGCGTCGAACGACAGTGCTGTCGCCGGATGCTCGTCTCGCACAAGGACCTCGTCGACATCGTCGCTCCCTACCAGTAA
- a CDS encoding DNA-directed RNA polymerase subunit K yields the protein MAQQRYSRYEKARIIGARALQVSYGAPVLTDTEETEPILIAADEYDAGVLPFTVRRGEK from the coding sequence ATGGCTCAGCAACGCTACTCTCGCTACGAGAAGGCTCGCATCATCGGGGCACGCGCCCTGCAGGTGTCTTACGGCGCCCCCGTGCTGACCGACACCGAGGAGACCGAGCCGATTCTCATCGCGGCCGACGAGTACGACGCCGGTGTCCTACCGTTCACGGTGCGACGAGGTGAGAAATGA